One Malus domestica chromosome 11, GDT2T_hap1 genomic region harbors:
- the LOC103429852 gene encoding protein ZW2-like has product MAAAHPARERFVKFLGGWLDRQQTFLDQLLKLVESPDYENKDARERNLIEQVLSHYQQYFAEKARTAEEDVFVLFSPPWLSSFERSLLWLAGFKPSMVLRMVDSSVEDLTAEQAREMDAVKGETRRGERDLSETMARIQESVAAPPILALVRRVGRQMDGEISSLDMAMEMLKTAMLGVFESADGLRGSTVRKVVEVLSPEQTVKVLAAVAQFQLRIRRWGLQRDSQLS; this is encoded by the coding sequence ATGGCCGCTGCTCACCCGGCCAGGGAACGGTTTGTCAAGTTCCTCGGCGGCTGGCTGGACCGCCAGCAAACGTTTCTGGACCAGCTCCTTAAACTGGTCGAATCGCCGGACTACGAAAACAAGGATGCCCGAGAGAGGAACTTAATCGAACAGGTTCTGTCTCACTACCAGCAGTACTTCGCTGAGAAAGCCAGAACGGCGGAGGAGGATGTGTTCGTCTTGTTTTCGCCGCCGTGGCTCAGCTCCTTCGAGCGGAGCTTGCTCTGGTTGGCGGGATTCAAGCCGTCAATGGTGCTGCGCATGGTGGACAGCTCGGTTGAGGACTTGACGGCGGAGCAGGCGAGGGAGATGGACGCGGTGAAGGGCGAGACGAGGCGGGGGGAGCGGGATCTCTCGGAAACAATGGCGAGGATTCAGGAGAGCGTGGCGGCGCCGCCTATTCTGGCGCTGGTGCGGAGGGTGGGGAGGCAGATGGACGGGGAGATATCATCGCTGGATATGGCGATGGAGATGCTGAAGACGGCCATGCTGGGGGTTTTCGAGAGCGCCGATGGTCTTCGCGGGTCAACGGTGAGGAAGGTGGTGGAGGTGTTGAGTCCGGAGCAGACTGTGAAGGTTTTGGCGGCGGTGGCGCAGTTTCAATTGAGGATTAGAAGGTGGGGGTTGCAGAGGGACTCGCAGCTGAGCTAA
- the LOC103412742 gene encoding uncharacterized protein: MQSNGALTAMEVEAGPSAPNSAAVTLPPKPLFAPLKAHEMSDGQVQFRKVSVPPHRYSPLKKAWMDIYTPIYEQMKIDIRMNLKGRKVELKTRADTPEVSNLQKCADFVQAFMLGFDVIDAIALLRMDELYVESFEIKDVKTLRGEHLSRAIGRLSGKGGKTKFAIENATKTRIVIADTKIHILGSFANIKVARDSLCSLILGSPAGKVYSKLRAVTARLAERF, from the coding sequence ATGCAGTCCAACGGAGCTCTTACAGCCATGGAAGTTGAAGCAGGTCCATCTGCACCAAATTCAGCGGCTGTGACTTTACCACCCAAGCCATTGTTTGCGCCTTTGAAGGCTCATGAGATGTCAGATGGACAAGTCCAGTTCCGGAAAGTCTCTGTCCCGCCACATCGTTATTCGCCCCTCAAGAAAGCTTGGATGGACATATACACACCAATTTATGAGCAGATGAAGATAGACATTCGTATGAATCTCAAGGGTCGCAAAGTTGAGTTGAAGACTAGAGCCGACACACCCGAAGTAAGTAATCTACAGAAGTGCGCTGATTTTGTTCAGGCTTTCATGCTGGGCTTTGATGTTATAGATGCCATTGCCCTTTTGCGAATGGATGAGCTCTATGTAGAGTCGTTTGAGATCAAGGACGTTAAAACCCTTCGTGGGGAGCACTTGTCTCGTGCTATAGGAAGACTGTCCGGTAAGGGCGGTAAAACAAAGTTTGCAATCGAGAATGCTACAAAGACGAGGATTGTGATTGCTGACACCAAGATTCACATACTGGGTTCGTTTGCAAATATTAAAGTTGCAAGGGATTCTCTTTGCAGCCTTATCTTAGGGTCCCCTGCCGGAAAAGTGTATTCGAAATTAAGAGCAGTTACTGCCAGATTGGCCGAAAGGTTTTGA